In a single window of the Terriglobia bacterium genome:
- the rsmA gene encoding 16S rRNA (adenine(1518)-N(6)/adenine(1519)-N(6))-dimethyltransferase RsmA, translating to MAKAAVTAGGAGSKKPKLGQNFLVDHGAMQRIVDALGDVTQATVMEIGPGRGALTDFLAVRAGRLIAVELDRVLSAQLRMRYARLPNVDVIEADILKTDIGTIVGKRPGPLRDLRPSAPIKARVVGNLPYYITSDILLALFAAHYNIDRIVIMVQEEVAERLAAKPGGSEYGLLSATAQLYGKVEKLFTLPPDAFNPPPKVHSGVVRIVIEPQFEALQVDEEGFIEFLKLTFGQKRKTLLNNLRDRYGAEPSKKALAAAKIKPDVRAEALSLEKMASIYQTLKNGTSQ from the coding sequence TTGGCAAAAGCAGCCGTGACCGCAGGTGGCGCAGGCAGCAAGAAACCCAAACTGGGACAGAATTTCCTCGTCGATCACGGCGCCATGCAGCGCATTGTCGACGCGCTCGGCGATGTCACCCAGGCCACTGTCATGGAGATCGGCCCCGGCAGGGGTGCCCTGACGGATTTCCTCGCCGTGCGCGCTGGAAGGCTTATCGCCGTCGAACTCGATCGCGTGCTCTCCGCGCAACTGCGCATGCGCTACGCCCGCCTGCCCAATGTCGACGTCATTGAAGCAGACATCCTGAAGACCGACATCGGCACGATCGTCGGGAAGCGCCCCGGGCCGTTGCGTGACCTGCGCCCTTCAGCGCCGATTAAGGCTCGCGTCGTCGGCAACCTGCCGTACTACATCACCTCGGACATCCTGCTGGCGCTGTTCGCCGCTCATTACAACATCGATCGCATCGTCATCATGGTGCAGGAAGAGGTCGCGGAGCGACTGGCGGCGAAACCCGGGGGCAGCGAATACGGACTTCTTTCTGCGACGGCACAGCTCTATGGGAAGGTTGAAAAGCTGTTCACACTCCCGCCCGACGCATTCAATCCGCCCCCTAAAGTGCACTCGGGCGTGGTCCGAATCGTGATTGAGCCGCAGTTCGAGGCGCTGCAGGTCGATGAAGAGGGATTTATCGAATTCCTGAAGTTGACCTTCGGCCAGAAACGCAAGACCCTGTTAAATAACCTGCGCGACCGATATGGCGCCGAACCCTCGAAGAAAGCCCTCGCCGCCGCAAAGATTAAGCCCGACGTCCGCGCCGAAGCGCTTTCGCTGGAGAAGATGGCATCGATCTATCAAACACTGAAGAACGGAACTTCGCAGTAG
- the amrB gene encoding AmmeMemoRadiSam system protein B — MASVVRPPAVAGQFYPGRADILLREIREYTSTQAEKQPALGCVAPHAGYMYSGNVAGALYGSLKLPNRYVMLCPNHTGMGTPLAIVSEGAWETPLGQVPIDTQFAQSLKSKFPLLAEDPLAHQTEHALEVQLPFLQALVKNFQFIPITVGTSRLDALQGLGHAIAEVIREQNVPAMVIASSDMNHYESDSITRVKDRKAIDRVLALDPEGLHQTVQREHITMCGYGPAVVMLTAAKALGATKAELVKYATSGDVSGERDWVVGYAGIAVR; from the coding sequence ATGGCTTCCGTTGTTCGTCCCCCGGCGGTTGCCGGGCAGTTCTACCCGGGTCGCGCAGATATCCTGTTGCGCGAAATTCGTGAATACACCTCAACGCAAGCAGAGAAGCAGCCGGCACTCGGCTGCGTCGCTCCTCACGCCGGATACATGTACTCTGGGAACGTCGCGGGTGCACTCTATGGCTCCTTAAAGCTCCCAAACCGCTACGTGATGCTTTGCCCGAATCACACTGGAATGGGGACACCGCTCGCCATCGTGAGCGAAGGCGCATGGGAGACGCCTCTCGGCCAGGTGCCAATCGACACGCAATTCGCACAATCCTTAAAATCCAAGTTTCCCCTGCTCGCCGAAGATCCCCTCGCGCATCAGACCGAACACGCCCTTGAAGTACAGCTTCCCTTCCTTCAGGCGCTCGTGAAGAACTTCCAGTTCATTCCAATCACGGTCGGCACGAGCCGCCTGGACGCGCTGCAAGGCCTCGGACATGCGATCGCCGAGGTCATCCGCGAACAGAACGTTCCGGCAATGGTCATCGCTTCCAGCGATATGAACCACTACGAGAGCGATTCCATTACGCGCGTGAAAGATCGCAAGGCGATCGATCGCGTCCTCGCGCTCGATCCAGAGGGACTTCATCAGACCGTCCAGCGCGAGCACATCACCATGTGCGGATATGGACCGGCAGTGGTCATGCTGACCGCCGCGAAGGCCCTTGGCGCGACCAAAGCGGAACTCGTGAAATACGCGACTTCCGGCGATGTCTCGGGAGAAAGGGATTGGGTGGTGGGATATGCGGGAATCGCGGTCAGGTAA
- a CDS encoding FecR domain-containing protein: MRARRVRFALAVAAVLLLLVPALSAQNSHARIVRLSYVDGQVQVTRNSGQTDKALLNMPIVEGMKLSVEQGSHAEVEFENDSTMRLVGPAQVDFRELTLNPEGKQNSLIAVHDGLAYFDLPRAKDNEFLVEFDGHTFAARKNSQFRVDVAGDEQDLAVTKGELILQGEPNEVAVKKNETISYQGNAQYALNKGVDPLGADSWNKDREQDRQLLARSEQYHASNSYYGNAYGAYDLARYGNWYYGPGYGWMWRPYFYDASYAYDPMAWDPFGNGNWSYYPGFGWTFISGYPWGWAPYRYGSWMFVPGYGWSWRPGPPSYAWQTVPVVVNPPSGFAIPRPPNKNIEVAPGTTIIARPSTGTASAGRVPRPGQTVSREIVPVRRVVPPGALNAGKVGHVRAIGVPGGENGAVMHGRPGAKGVEAGKPATVPNAKLPAQASPRAVEHTQPRMTPPAAQPRSTPPPAQPRMSPPPMREPSMRSEPPPMRMPSGPPPSMPRSEGKPH; encoded by the coding sequence ATGCGCGCGCGCAGAGTACGATTCGCTCTGGCCGTTGCGGCTGTCCTGCTGTTGCTGGTCCCCGCGCTCTCAGCCCAGAACTCCCATGCGCGAATTGTCCGCCTCAGCTATGTGGACGGACAGGTTCAGGTCACCCGCAACTCCGGCCAAACCGACAAAGCCTTGCTGAACATGCCCATCGTCGAGGGCATGAAACTCTCCGTAGAACAGGGGAGTCACGCCGAAGTGGAATTTGAGAACGACAGCACGATGCGGCTGGTTGGACCCGCACAGGTCGACTTCCGCGAACTGACGCTCAATCCTGAAGGGAAACAGAACAGTCTCATCGCCGTCCACGACGGCCTGGCGTATTTCGACCTGCCAAGGGCAAAGGACAATGAGTTCCTGGTCGAGTTCGACGGACATACCTTCGCCGCCAGGAAGAACTCGCAGTTCCGGGTCGATGTAGCCGGAGATGAGCAGGATCTCGCGGTGACCAAGGGCGAACTGATCCTGCAGGGTGAGCCAAACGAAGTCGCCGTCAAGAAGAACGAGACCATTTCCTACCAGGGCAACGCTCAATACGCTTTGAACAAGGGTGTGGACCCGCTCGGCGCCGATAGCTGGAACAAGGATCGTGAGCAGGACCGGCAACTCCTGGCGCGCTCCGAGCAATACCACGCGAGCAACAGCTACTACGGCAACGCTTACGGCGCCTACGACCTTGCTCGGTATGGCAACTGGTACTACGGGCCGGGCTATGGCTGGATGTGGCGTCCGTATTTCTATGACGCCTCCTATGCCTACGATCCAATGGCGTGGGATCCGTTTGGCAACGGCAATTGGTCCTACTACCCGGGCTTCGGATGGACGTTCATCTCCGGGTATCCGTGGGGCTGGGCGCCTTATCGCTATGGTTCGTGGATGTTCGTTCCGGGATATGGCTGGAGCTGGCGTCCAGGACCACCATCGTACGCGTGGCAGACAGTGCCGGTTGTAGTGAATCCGCCAAGCGGCTTTGCGATACCGAGACCGCCGAATAAGAACATCGAAGTCGCGCCGGGCACGACCATCATCGCGAGACCTTCGACAGGAACGGCGTCGGCAGGCAGAGTTCCGCGACCGGGCCAGACGGTCAGTCGTGAGATCGTGCCCGTGCGCAGGGTAGTTCCTCCGGGCGCACTGAATGCCGGCAAAGTTGGACATGTGCGGGCAATTGGGGTCCCGGGTGGTGAAAACGGCGCCGTGATGCATGGCCGGCCGGGCGCGAAAGGCGTTGAGGCTGGGAAACCCGCCACCGTGCCGAACGCAAAGCTGCCTGCACAGGCTTCACCAAGGGCGGTGGAACACACGCAGCCTCGCATGACACCACCGGCAGCACAGCCACGATCAACGCCGCCACCGGCGCAGCCTCGCATGAGTCCGCCTCCTATGAGAGAACCGTCGATGCGGTCTGAGCCACCACCAATGCGTATGCCGTCAGGGCCGCCACCGTCGATGCCGCGGAGCGAAGGCAAACCGCACTAG
- the ruvC gene encoding crossover junction endodeoxyribonuclease RuvC, with amino-acid sequence MRVMGIDCGGEYTGFGVVEQADSCDLHCLEVGAIRLSPQDRLEHRLDQIFCRLTEIIERNHPEIVAIEDVFYAANAKTALKLGHVRGVAMLSAARCGLEVVAYAPLAVKSAVVGYGKAEKSQVQMMVARLLKLDRIPEPADAADALAIAICHLHTAATLERYAAKAH; translated from the coding sequence ATGCGCGTCATGGGCATCGACTGCGGGGGCGAGTACACGGGGTTTGGCGTGGTTGAACAGGCCGACTCCTGCGACCTGCATTGCCTGGAAGTTGGCGCTATACGACTCTCGCCGCAGGACCGGCTGGAGCACCGGCTCGATCAGATCTTCTGCCGGCTCACCGAAATCATCGAGCGCAATCATCCAGAGATCGTAGCCATTGAAGACGTGTTCTACGCCGCCAACGCCAAAACGGCGCTGAAGCTGGGGCATGTGCGCGGAGTCGCAATGCTCTCCGCAGCGCGCTGCGGCCTGGAAGTGGTGGCCTATGCGCCGCTGGCCGTTAAGTCGGCGGTGGTGGGTTATGGTAAGGCTGAGAAGTCACAGGTCCAGATGATGGTGGCTCGGCTGCTGAAACTGGATCGCATTCCGGAGCCCGCCGATGCCGCAGACGCGCTTGCCATCGCGATTTGCCATCTGCATACGGCGGCGACTCTGGAGCGGTACGCGGCGAAGGCGCACTGA
- the lhgO gene encoding L-2-hydroxyglutarate oxidase, with protein sequence MPDGRFDVIIIGGGIVGLATARELLQRLPRTSLLVVEKENEIAAHQTGHNSGVIHSGLYYRPGSLKAKLCVTGAARMIAFCRENGVPHEVCGKVVVATEKSELPALEELFSRGTNNGVPNLSKLTREHIREIEPHASGIAGIHVPGTGITDFIAVSQKYAEHIAAAGGEIRCNAAVHGFRRADSATVVETRAGDFFGKLVINCAGLYGDRVARLAGATVEIQSVPFRGEYYDLKPDKAHMVRGLIYPVPDPRFPFLGVHFTKRIYGGADAGPNAVLAFAREGYGKTSFNLDEAVEILRYPGFWVMARKYWKAALGEYYRSFSKAAFVLALQKLMPELVSGDLTPGHTGVRSQALMRDGTLMDDFYFVFTEGIVHVVNVPSPAATASLEVAREIVDRIFSNSAAVVRA encoded by the coding sequence ATGCCAGACGGCCGTTTCGACGTGATCATTATCGGTGGCGGAATTGTCGGACTTGCCACTGCCCGCGAACTGTTGCAGCGATTGCCGCGAACCAGTCTCCTCGTGGTCGAAAAAGAAAACGAGATTGCCGCTCATCAGACCGGACATAACTCGGGGGTCATCCACTCCGGTCTGTATTACCGGCCCGGCTCGCTGAAAGCGAAGCTGTGCGTCACCGGCGCCGCCCGAATGATTGCGTTCTGCCGTGAAAACGGTGTTCCGCATGAGGTCTGCGGCAAGGTCGTCGTGGCCACCGAGAAGAGCGAGTTGCCCGCACTGGAAGAGCTATTCTCTCGCGGTACCAACAATGGTGTTCCCAATCTGAGCAAGCTGACGCGCGAGCACATTCGCGAGATCGAGCCCCACGCCAGCGGCATCGCCGGCATTCACGTGCCGGGCACAGGAATCACCGATTTCATCGCCGTCTCCCAGAAATACGCCGAGCACATTGCGGCCGCCGGCGGCGAAATCCGCTGCAATGCAGCCGTTCACGGCTTTCGTCGCGCTGATTCCGCAACTGTCGTCGAGACCAGGGCCGGGGATTTCTTCGGCAAACTGGTCATCAACTGCGCGGGCCTTTACGGCGACCGCGTCGCACGCCTCGCCGGAGCAACGGTCGAGATCCAGAGTGTTCCTTTTCGCGGCGAGTACTACGACCTGAAGCCCGATAAAGCTCACATGGTTCGCGGCCTAATCTACCCGGTTCCCGATCCACGCTTCCCTTTCCTTGGCGTGCACTTCACCAAGCGCATCTATGGCGGCGCCGATGCCGGTCCGAATGCCGTACTGGCGTTTGCACGTGAAGGCTACGGGAAGACCTCGTTCAACCTTGACGAAGCTGTTGAGATTCTGCGGTACCCCGGCTTCTGGGTGATGGCGCGCAAGTATTGGAAGGCTGCGCTCGGCGAGTACTATCGCTCGTTCAGCAAAGCTGCTTTCGTCCTGGCACTACAGAAGTTGATGCCCGAGTTGGTCTCAGGCGACCTTACGCCCGGTCACACTGGAGTCCGCAGCCAAGCCCTGATGCGCGACGGCACGCTGATGGACGACTTCTACTTCGTCTTCACTGAAGGGATCGTCCACGTGGTGAACGTGCCGTCTCCGGCGGCAACGGCGAGTCTCGAAGTGGCGCGTGAAATCGTGGATAGGATTTTCAGCAACAGCGCGGCCGTCGTTCGCGCGTAA
- a CDS encoding carbon starvation CstA family protein — MSRKLLRAVIWILVSLLGALSLATIAFRRGESINAMWLVVAALCTYAIGYRFYSKFIATKLLVLDKSRATPAERLDNGRDFVPTNKWVVFGHHFAAIAGPGPLVGPVLAAQFGYLPGTLWIIVGAVLGGCVQDFVILAFSVRRDGKSLTEMAREEIGKIGGIVAFVAVMSIIVILLGAVAVVVVNALKGSPWGTFTIAATIPIAILMGVYLRRLRPGKVLETSALGFVLVLLAIFGGQWVSQSPYAGWFTFSAPVLAIAIIVYGFAASALPVWLLLAPRDYLSTFVKLGTIGILAIGIVVMRPVLHMPALTRFIDGTGPVFAGSLFPFAFITIACGAISGFHSLISSGTTPKLLERETQARLVGYGAMLAESLVGIMAMIAACVLDPGVYFAINAPAGVVGATPAAAAHTISSWGFVVSADEMAMLARHVGEQTLFNRTGGAPAFAVGMAHIFSGSLGGTAVMAIWYHFAIMFEALFILTVLDAGTRVGRFMLQDGLGHVWKPLGRTSWYPSVLLTSAIVVAMWGYFTWAGIKDPLGGINTMWPLFGISNQLLATVALCVATTIVLKSGRARYVFVTLVPMVWLVAVTFTASYEKVLSSNPRVGFLSHAAQLAASGAGGDTARLIFNDRLDAAVTIFLVVLVVIVVAESLVEWIRVLSGRKRAVTSEAPFVQSRFAEEEG; from the coding sequence ATGAGCCGAAAGCTGCTTCGTGCGGTGATCTGGATTCTCGTCAGTTTGCTGGGTGCACTGTCGCTGGCGACCATCGCGTTTCGTCGCGGCGAGTCCATCAATGCCATGTGGCTGGTGGTAGCGGCGCTATGTACATACGCCATTGGATATCGTTTTTATTCAAAATTTATCGCGACCAAGCTGCTGGTGCTGGATAAGTCGCGAGCGACGCCGGCCGAACGTCTCGATAACGGCCGCGACTTCGTTCCCACGAACAAGTGGGTCGTCTTCGGACACCATTTCGCCGCGATCGCCGGGCCGGGCCCACTCGTCGGTCCGGTGCTGGCCGCGCAATTCGGATATCTTCCCGGGACCCTTTGGATCATTGTCGGCGCGGTGCTGGGCGGATGCGTGCAGGATTTTGTAATCCTGGCCTTCTCGGTCCGGCGGGACGGTAAGTCGCTGACCGAAATGGCGCGCGAGGAGATAGGCAAAATAGGCGGCATCGTCGCATTCGTAGCTGTGATGTCGATAATCGTGATTCTGCTGGGAGCAGTGGCGGTCGTGGTGGTGAACGCGTTGAAGGGGAGTCCCTGGGGAACGTTCACGATTGCCGCGACGATTCCGATTGCGATCCTGATGGGTGTTTATCTTCGTCGCCTGCGTCCGGGAAAAGTCCTGGAGACATCGGCTCTCGGTTTCGTGCTGGTGCTGCTGGCGATCTTTGGCGGACAGTGGGTCTCGCAATCGCCGTATGCGGGGTGGTTCACATTCTCCGCGCCCGTGCTGGCAATTGCCATCATCGTTTATGGTTTCGCTGCGTCGGCGCTGCCTGTGTGGCTGCTGCTCGCGCCGCGCGATTATCTCAGCACTTTCGTGAAACTCGGAACCATCGGCATTCTTGCGATTGGCATCGTTGTTATGCGCCCCGTGCTGCACATGCCGGCGCTCACTCGGTTTATCGACGGAACCGGACCGGTCTTTGCCGGGAGCCTCTTCCCGTTCGCATTTATCACCATCGCCTGCGGCGCCATCAGCGGCTTCCATTCACTTATCTCGAGCGGAACGACGCCAAAGCTCCTCGAGCGCGAGACCCAGGCGAGGCTAGTCGGCTACGGTGCAATGCTGGCGGAATCGCTCGTCGGCATCATGGCGATGATTGCCGCGTGCGTGCTCGACCCCGGAGTCTACTTCGCGATTAATGCTCCGGCAGGGGTCGTGGGAGCAACTCCGGCAGCGGCAGCACACACGATTTCCTCGTGGGGATTCGTCGTGAGCGCTGATGAGATGGCTATGCTGGCGCGGCACGTCGGCGAGCAGACACTCTTCAATCGCACCGGCGGCGCGCCTGCGTTCGCTGTCGGCATGGCGCACATCTTCTCCGGATCGCTCGGGGGCACGGCGGTCATGGCGATCTGGTATCACTTCGCCATCATGTTCGAGGCACTATTCATCCTGACCGTCCTTGATGCGGGAACCCGGGTCGGGCGCTTCATGTTGCAAGATGGCCTCGGACATGTTTGGAAGCCGCTCGGCCGCACCAGTTGGTACCCGAGCGTCCTGCTGACCTCCGCGATCGTTGTGGCGATGTGGGGCTACTTTACCTGGGCCGGGATCAAGGATCCGCTGGGCGGGATCAATACGATGTGGCCGCTGTTCGGGATATCGAACCAGTTGCTCGCAACTGTGGCGCTCTGTGTGGCGACAACCATAGTGCTTAAGAGCGGGCGTGCGCGTTATGTCTTTGTGACCCTCGTCCCGATGGTGTGGCTGGTAGCGGTGACATTCACGGCAAGCTACGAAAAAGTGCTCAGCTCTAATCCACGGGTCGGCTTCCTGTCGCATGCCGCGCAACTTGCGGCATCCGGAGCGGGGGGCGATACCGCTCGGCTGATTTTCAATGATCGTCTCGATGCCGCGGTGACGATCTTCCTCGTGGTCCTGGTTGTGATCGTTGTGGCCGAATCATTGGTCGAGTGGATCAGAGTCTTGAGCGGACGGAAGCGGGCGGTGACGAGCGAAGCGCCCTTCGTGCAGAGCCGCTTTGCCGAGGAGGAAGGATGA
- a CDS encoding DUF962 domain-containing protein, whose product MAERFQSYEEFFAFYVRQHSSFSNRLMHAAGTTLGILTAVVAFATGHPWYALLWIPVAYGFAWIGHFLLEKNTPATFGHPFWSFISDFRMLFLMATGRLGPYLKASGNRMVG is encoded by the coding sequence ATGGCAGAGAGATTTCAGTCCTACGAAGAGTTCTTTGCCTTTTATGTCCGGCAGCACTCGTCTTTCTCCAACCGCCTGATGCACGCTGCGGGGACGACGCTGGGCATCCTGACGGCTGTCGTTGCGTTCGCGACCGGGCATCCTTGGTACGCGCTGCTTTGGATTCCAGTCGCGTATGGATTCGCGTGGATCGGGCATTTCCTGTTGGAGAAGAACACGCCCGCGACTTTCGGACATCCGTTCTGGTCGTTCATTAGCGATTTTCGGATGCTGTTCCTGATGGCCACGGGAAGGCTCGGACCCTACTTGAAGGCATCGGGAAATCGGATGGTCGGGTAA
- a CDS encoding L-lactate dehydrogenase: MPSSSNPVRVVIIGAGNVGATFAYALLFRGLAAEIVLIDANRARAEGESMDLNHAEPFTYPTRVWAGDYDDCAGAAIVVITAGAGQRPGETRLDLVKKNAEIFGKIVPEVSRRNPEGILLIATNPVDVLTQVSQKLSGLPPNRVIGSGTILDTARFRYLLGKHFGVEPRSVHAYIVGEHGDSEVPVWSLANIAGLRLADYADLNGITHDQAMLDDIFRRTRDAAYHIIERKGATYYAVAAGLMRIVEAILRDQHTVLSVSSLITDYYGIDGLCLSLPTVIGCNGIERVLRLQLSESEQMALQRSAEVLRKSANTVGV, encoded by the coding sequence ATGCCTTCCAGTTCAAACCCGGTGCGGGTGGTCATCATCGGCGCAGGCAATGTAGGCGCCACCTTCGCATACGCTCTGCTGTTTCGTGGACTCGCCGCGGAAATCGTCCTAATCGACGCCAACCGCGCCCGCGCTGAGGGCGAATCCATGGACCTGAACCATGCCGAGCCTTTTACCTACCCCACGCGTGTCTGGGCAGGAGACTACGACGACTGTGCTGGCGCCGCCATCGTGGTTATCACTGCCGGGGCCGGACAGCGCCCGGGAGAAACGCGACTTGATTTGGTAAAGAAGAACGCCGAGATCTTCGGCAAGATCGTTCCCGAAGTGTCGCGTCGAAATCCAGAGGGCATTCTGCTGATCGCGACGAACCCTGTCGATGTTCTGACGCAGGTATCGCAGAAGCTCTCGGGATTGCCGCCGAATCGCGTAATAGGTTCGGGAACAATCCTTGATACGGCGCGGTTCCGGTATCTGCTGGGAAAGCATTTTGGCGTGGAACCTCGCAGCGTACATGCGTACATTGTTGGCGAGCACGGTGACAGCGAGGTTCCAGTGTGGTCGCTGGCGAATATTGCGGGACTGCGCTTGGCCGACTACGCCGATTTGAATGGGATAACGCACGACCAGGCGATGCTCGACGATATCTTTCGGCGCACCCGCGATGCCGCATACCACATCATCGAACGCAAAGGCGCAACTTACTATGCGGTAGCGGCTGGATTGATGCGAATCGTCGAGGCGATTCTGCGCGACCAGCATACTGTGCTCTCGGTATCGAGTCTTATTACCGATTACTACGGCATTGATGGGCTGTGTCTGAGCCTCCCAACTGTGATTGGATGCAACGGGATCGAGCGGGTGCTGCGATTGCAACTCAGCGAATCGGAGCAAATGGCACTCCAGCGGTCGGCTGAGGTGCTGCGGAAAAGTGCAAACACTGTTGGGGTGTGA
- a CDS encoding M1 family metallopeptidase, with product MRLLWLPFCAILVLSPLILTAQQAPLSQRVVQYDIDAKYDAKTHSLNAVETLTWHNFTGKPQDKFPFHLYLNAFQPHSTFNQESRRRGGFREGMGGTGNKGEGSIVIQQFEVVGMGDGKSKLTFPTPQNVTDKIKYVQPDDGNTDDKTVVEIPLPQPVPAGGEVTFRITFHDQFPEVVARTGYKRDFILAGQWFPKVGVWWKGAWNCHQFHENSEFFADFGVYNVNITMPQNFIDGATGIRVADKKNNDGTKTVTYHAEDVHDFAWTADPNYKVVTATYTNSAGNKTDIRILMQPDHMDTAERYRQVTLGSMKKFDEWYGPYPYSTLTVVDPASGAEQAGGMEYPTFITGLSMYHVPKGLKMMPEGVVEHEFGHQYWYGMVATNEFEDAWLDEGINSYSEVKVLAALYGKKTDVLNVLGATMGDADEQRISYVGSADLDPLTDNAWDYVTSNSYGAVTYGKTATVLLTLEGIIGEQKMQQALRTWFERYKFTHPTEEDFMNTVNEVAGQDLSWYWDQAVKGTQVLDYRILSAKSLNNNWKSAFAKKGTVPYDTIVTVHRKGDFIMPVHLQVKFDNGDVENATWDGKDRWHRFEWHKNAKFVSAEIDPTHQVLLDKDLFNNSYLAEPNGKATRKLTAYWMIFTQWFGQMLSWLT from the coding sequence ATGCGCCTTTTATGGCTGCCTTTCTGCGCCATTCTCGTCCTATCCCCATTAATATTGACAGCACAGCAAGCCCCATTGTCGCAGCGCGTTGTCCAGTACGACATCGATGCGAAGTATGACGCGAAGACGCACTCGCTCAACGCCGTTGAAACGCTGACCTGGCACAACTTTACAGGCAAGCCCCAGGACAAATTTCCCTTCCATCTCTATCTCAACGCCTTTCAGCCGCATTCGACTTTCAACCAGGAATCACGCCGTCGCGGCGGCTTTCGCGAAGGGATGGGGGGCACCGGAAACAAGGGTGAAGGCTCCATCGTGATCCAGCAATTTGAAGTCGTAGGCATGGGCGACGGCAAGAGCAAGCTCACATTCCCTACCCCGCAGAACGTGACCGACAAAATCAAGTACGTTCAGCCCGACGACGGCAATACGGACGACAAAACGGTCGTTGAGATACCGCTGCCACAGCCAGTCCCGGCGGGCGGCGAAGTGACATTCCGGATCACCTTCCATGACCAGTTCCCCGAAGTTGTGGCGCGCACCGGCTACAAACGGGACTTCATCCTCGCCGGCCAATGGTTCCCCAAGGTCGGTGTGTGGTGGAAGGGCGCCTGGAACTGCCACCAGTTCCACGAAAACTCCGAGTTCTTCGCCGACTTCGGCGTCTACAACGTCAACATCACGATGCCGCAGAACTTCATCGATGGCGCCACGGGGATAAGGGTCGCGGATAAGAAGAACAACGACGGCACGAAGACAGTTACCTACCACGCCGAAGACGTCCACGACTTCGCCTGGACCGCGGATCCGAACTACAAGGTCGTAACCGCCACATACACCAACAGCGCCGGGAACAAGACCGACATCCGCATTCTGATGCAGCCCGACCATATGGATACCGCCGAGCGCTACCGGCAGGTCACGCTCGGATCGATGAAGAAGTTCGACGAGTGGTATGGCCCCTATCCTTACTCCACGCTCACGGTTGTCGATCCCGCGAGCGGCGCCGAGCAGGCAGGCGGCATGGAATATCCGACCTTCATCACCGGCCTCTCGATGTACCACGTTCCGAAGGGCCTGAAGATGATGCCGGAGGGCGTCGTCGAACACGAGTTCGGCCACCAGTACTGGTATGGCATGGTGGCTACCAATGAATTCGAGGATGCATGGCTCGACGAAGGGATCAACAGCTATTCGGAAGTGAAGGTGCTCGCCGCGCTCTACGGTAAAAAGACTGACGTGCTCAACGTCCTGGGCGCGACCATGGGAGATGCCGACGAGCAGCGCATCAGTTACGTGGGTTCAGCCGACCTCGACCCATTAACCGATAATGCCTGGGACTACGTTACCTCCAACTCCTACGGTGCTGTCACATACGGCAAAACGGCCACGGTGCTGCTCACGCTCGAGGGCATTATCGGCGAGCAGAAGATGCAGCAGGCGCTCCGCACCTGGTTCGAGCGCTACAAGTTCACCCATCCCACCGAAGAAGATTTTATGAACACGGTGAACGAAGTTGCCGGCCAGGATCTCTCGTGGTACTGGGACCAGGCGGTGAAAGGAACGCAGGTTCTGGACTACCGGATACTCAGTGCGAAGTCGTTGAACAATAACTGGAAATCAGCCTTCGCGAAGAAAGGTACCGTTCCTTACGACACCATCGTCACCGTGCATCGCAAGGGCGACTTCATAATGCCGGTGCATCTCCAGGTCAAGTTCGATAATGGCGACGTAGAGAACGCAACCTGGGACGGCAAGGATCGGTGGCATCGATTCGAGTGGCACAAGAACGCTAAGTTCGTCTCGGCGGAAATCGACCCAACGCACCAGGTCCTGCTCGACAAGGACCTCTTCAACAACAGTTACCTGGCCGAACCCAACGGCAAGGCCACAAGAAAACTTACGGCCTACTGGATGATCTTCACACAGTGGTTCGGACAGATGCTTTCTTGGCTCACCTGA